The Persephonella atlantica region GGAACATCACCAAATAATCTGCCTTCAAGTCTGATAAAAGCAATCTTTCTGTCTTTTAGCCACGGAACATAATCTGAAGGACCTATATGTATGTTGCGGGAATCCATTCCGTAAGGAATAAGAGACGAAACAGCCTCTGTTTTTGATTTTTTCTTTGTTGCAAGTCTGCTTCTTTCAAGCATATTTAGAAAGTCTGTATTTCCTCCCACATTAAGCTGGTATGTTCTGTCTATCTTTACTCCTCTGTCTAATAAAAGCTGTGTTAAAACCCTGTGGGTTATTGTTGCTCCAACCTGAGACTTTATGTCATCCCCAACTGCTGGAATACCTTCTGACTCAAATTTTTTTGCCCATTCGTCGTCAGAAACGATAAATGTTGGCATACAGTTTATAAATGCCACTCCTGCTTTTAGGCAGGCTTCTGCATAGTATCTTGCTGCCTGTTCAGCCCCAACTGGAACATAATTTATCAGAACATCTGCCCCGCTTTCTATAAGAACTTTTGCAACTGTATCAACACTGTCTTCCCTTGCGTCAGACAGTACAAAAGCATTTTCTGGAGGATAATTTTTCATATGCTCAGGAAATCCATCTAACACTTTACCTTTCCTTACCTTCACACCTGTTTTTGGTATGTCCCTTTGAAAAATAGCTGTACAGTTCGGTGGATTAAAAATAGCTTCTGAGACATCATATCCAACCTTTCTCTCATCTATGTCCCACGCTGCGACAATCTCTATATCCCACGGCTTGTATCCTCCAATATCCTCATGCATAAGACCGCTTGCTTCAATACTCTGTTTTTCTTTGTAGTAATAAATCCCCTGAATCAGTGCACTGGCACAGTTCCCCACACCAGCTATGGCCACCTTTATCTTTCTGTCTGACACTTTCTTCCTCCTATAGTATTATCTGTTTTGCCTTTAGTATTTCAGGTATTTCATTTATCTCTTCTAAAACTGCATCACTGACCTTTTCGTCAAGTTGCAGTGCACCAAGGGCTATTTTGCCTTTTTCAAGTCTCCCTAATCTAAAGCCTGCAATGTTTATGTTGTGTCTTGCCAGTATCTCTCCAATTTTTGCTATAACCCCTGGAACATCTTTATTTTCAAACATCAGTATCACACCTTCCGGATCAATGTCTATCCAGTATCCGTCAACAAGCATTATTTTAGGAATCTGCCCGTAGAATGCTGTTCCTCCCACAACATGCTCTCTGCCGTTTTGTGAAACTGTAATCTTTATAAAATCTTTAAACACCAGACCTTCTTCCCGTGATGATTCCACAATGTTTATTCCTCTTTCTTTAGCCAAAAACGGTGCATTTATGATGTTTACAGGTCTGTCTAATATAGGCTCTAAAAACCCTTTCAGAACATAAGCAGTTATCGGTTTTATATGCTCAGCTATGGAACCTCTAACCTCAACATTAAGTTCTTTAAAGTTTCCACCTGCATACTGGGTAAGGAAACTTCCTAATCTTTCTGCAAGGAGCAGAAAAGCCTTTATGTTTTCAAAACCTTCTGTTACAGTAAATGGTGCATTTACTGCTGCCTCAACAAACTGTCCTTTAAGGGCTGCTATAACCTGCTGTGCTATTTTTATTGCAACTTTATCCTGTGATTCGTATGTGTTTGCTCCAATATGAGGAGATAGACTGATATTTGGAAATTCAAATATTCTCCTTATTCTGTCATCGGGAGGTTCTTTTCCAAAAACATCCAGACCTATGCCTGCAAATTTTCCTTTTTTCATGTATTCGTACATGGCATCTTCGTCAACTATCCCTCCCCTTGCACAGTTTATGAAGTAAACTCCGTCTTTCATCATCTCAAACTCTTTTGCTCCAATCATCCCCCTTGTCTCTTCCGTCAGCGGACAGTGAAGAGTAACAATATCTGATCTTTTTATCAGCTCCTCTAACGTGTCAACAATCTCAACACCCAGTCTGTCTCCTTTTTCTCTTGGTATGTATGGGTCGTATGCAATTACTGTAGCTCCTGCAGCTTTACATCTGATGGCAACCTGTGAACCTACATTTCCCAGACCTATAATACCTACTACTTTTCCGTCTAACTCTTCACCCATAAATCTTTTTCTGTCCCACTCACCATTCATCATAGATTCATGGGCAAGATGAAGTCTTCTCAGCACTGTGTAAAGGTGAGCTATCGTAAGCTCTGCAGCACCTACAGTATTTGCTCCCGGTGCGTTAACAACCAATATTCCTCTTCTTGAACATGCCTCAAGGTCTACATTATCCACACCAACGCCAGCTCTTCCAACAACTTTCAGATTATCAGCTCTTTCTAACAGCTCCTCTGTCACGGGAGTTCTACTTCTTGTTATTATTGCATGATAATCCTGGATAATTTCCAGTAGCTCCTCCCATCTGATTTCAGGCTGATAATCAAGGTCTATTTCAGGGTCTGAATTAAGAATATCAAGACCTCTACTGGAGATATGGTCAGTTACAAGAACTCTGTACATTTAATAAAATCCTCCTCAAGATTTTAAAGGTAAATATTATTATACTTGATAAGATTTGATATGTTGAAAATTACTTTTTCATACCTATAAGTATACTTATAAAAACCAAAGCCATAAAAAAGACCATAATAAATGCTAACTTTTCCATAGCATCCACCTGAAAAGATGTTGTTAATATATACTAACTTATACTACATTATGATAAAATTAAATATCTGATGTGGAGGTTTTATTATGGAAAATAGCTGGTGGGAGCTGGCAGGTATAATATTTTTCTCATTTATGGTTATAACTGTGGCCATTATATGGGGACTTGCCGTAAAAGCAAGTTATAACGAGGAGAAAGAAAAGCAGAAACAGGAAAATAAATGAAAAGAAACTGGCCTTTTATTATTATTACAGGGTTTGGCATTTTTGCCACTCTCATTTTTCTGTATATTTTCGTTTACAGCTTAGCAACAAACACAGTAAAATCAGCCGTTCTCCTTGAGAAGGCTTACCCTCACATAAAACCACAGGAATATATGAACTTTCTTCAAAAAAAGGCAGAAAAAAATAATCTCAAGATTATCCAGATAAAATCTGAAGGAAATTACTTTTTAGTTCAGGTAATAAACGAAAAAATCGTTAATGAACTGTTCTCCCTTGCTCCACAGGTTGCTCCACTGGGAATTGTAAACTTAGTTATTTATGACCTTGGAGATGGAACAGGCATTGTAGGAAACAATCCTTATGTCTGGGATATTGTTATTGACAGCAAAAGAATAGACGAGATAGCGCAGGATTACTCCGAATTTCTGTCTGATGTTTTAGACAGTATATACTGGGACTACAAAAAAGAAAAGGAGATGCTAAAGTAATGCCGTTTATTATAAGAGTAAAGAGAGAGTTTCAGGCTGCCCATTATCTGACAGACTATCACGGAAAACCTGAACCACTCCACGGTCATACATGGGAGGTTGAGCTTTTTATAAAAGCAGAAAAGTTAGACAAAGGGGGAATGGGTTTTGATTTTGTAGAGATACATAGATTTTTAGATAAGATACTACCAGACTACAAATGTATGAATGATATATACGACTTTTCCCCCAGTGCAGAAAATGTAGCAAGGCACATATACCAGCAGGTCAAGAAAAAATATCCCACCCTCCAGAAAGTTGTCGTATGGGAAACAAAACACGGGGGAGCTGAGTATTACGAAGAATAAACATTGACAGTACTTAGACAGGTAATATCTTAATTACTGTAAGAAAAAATAAAGGAGGGTGGAATGGCAGAAGACCCAAAATTTCACGAAGAGTCAGAGCGGATTCACGAGTACAGAGAACCTAAGGTTGTGAAAGAAAGTATCTTCACAGGAAGTAAAGCCCTTGAAAAAGCTCCCAAAATCTACGGTATACCAACAGGAATAGAAGGTCTTGACGATTTATTTTTTATTGTCGAATCAGAAGATGGAAAAATAGTAAAAAAAACACTTGGAGGAATTCCAGCCTACTCTGTGTTCAACATTACAGGTGTTTCTGACACAGGAAAATCACTGATGGTTGAACAGTTTACAGTAGAACAGGCAAGAAAAGGACATAAGGTAGCCTTTATCACCGTTGAATCTCCTGCAAACTTTGTTATAGCTTCCATAAAGCTGAGAGCTGCAGCTATGGGATATAACTTTGAGGAGTTTGAAGACAACGTTATTCTGATTGATGCTGCGTCCCACTCTACACTTAGAGAAAACATACCAGACCTTCTTGCAACACTGGCATATGCCATAAAAACCTATCACATCAAGTTCACAGTAATAGACTCTGTGACAGGACTGTTTGAAAACAAAGAGATGTTAGCAAGGGGGGTAGTTAGAAGACTATTTAACTTTATGAAAAAGTGGTATCAGACTGCTCTGTTTGTATCTCAGAAAAGAAGCGGACACGAGGAACTTACAGCAGAAGCAGCAGGTGGTTATGCAGTAGGGCATATCGTTGACGGAACAATGGTTTTAGCAAAAGAGCTGATAGACTCTTCCTTTAAAGCAAAACTATACAGAAAGGAAGTGGGAGACATTGTTCGGCTTTTCAGGATAGATGGATGCAGAATGTCTGGACACGACACAAAAACCCACTACCTTGAAATTACAGACACAGGACTGGTAAGGATATTAGAACCAATAGGAAAATAAAAACATAAGGAGGGCGATAAAATGGTAGTGTTACTTACATCAAAACCTGTAGATGAACATGATTTAGAGCAGTTAGTAGGAAGGGTGTTCTTTAAAGCTATAGACCTTCTTGGAGGTCTTCACAAGTTAGCCGAATATAAAACATTAACCTGGCTTCCATCACTGGCAAGAGCTGCATTTGCCATAGTTTTGAGGGAGGAATACCTGAAAACAGAAGAAGAGATAGCAGAGATTGTAGGACTGACAAGAAACACTGTAAGAAACATACTCAGAGCAGACCCAAATGCTGCAATGTTCAAGATTGAGCATATGGACGAGCTAACCAAGGAAGAGAAAAAAGAGCTGAGAGTCCACACGGCAGGAGGAGTTGCAAAACTTGCATACAAACTGGTCAAAGAAGGAAACGAAGCCCAGACACTTTTAGAGTTCTGCAGAGAAATCTCAGCAAAAGCTGTTCAGGTATGTGAAGCTCCATGGGCTTACACAGTGCTGAAACACACAAAAGGGCTGAAATATCCTGTTGAAACTCCAGAAGCCCTTAAAGAAAAACTATCTGGTATAACCATCAAAGGACTGTCTGCTGAAGAAGTAGCAGAAAATCTCACATATCCTATAAAAAATCCTGCCCAGCTACTTCACGAGATAAAAGAGTTCTTACAGATGAAAGAGGTTTAAAGGAGCGGGCTAAAAGCCCGCTTTTTTAATTTCTGTTAGGAGAGAGGAAGAGAATGAAAAAAGAGACAATACCTCTGATTTATAAAAATATGTGTCCTAACTGCGGGGGAGACATAACCTCTGAGAGACTGTTTAAAGGTCTTGTATGTGAAAACTGCCTGCCAGAAGAGATAGACAGGAAAGAACTGTGTGACTTTTTAGGATACGGCAGGTTCACAGATGTATGTCATCTATGGGATAGAGTCAGGGACTTTAAACAGTTTTTCAAAGAAATAATAAAAAACGACCTGTGGTCTATACAGGAAACATGGGCTACAAGGTTTTTTATGAACATCTCTTATGCTTTGCTGGCACCAACAGGTATAGGAAAAACAACATTTGGTCTTGTTTTATCAAAATACCTGAAGGAAAAAGAAAACAAAAAAGCATACCTGATTTTCCCAACACAGATGCTTGTTAATCAGGCTCACGAAAGACTTGTATCTTTTGGTGTTCCAGAAGAGGAGATATTAGCCTACACATCAAAGTTTGCCAGCACAAAGAAAAGACAGGAAGAGCTAAAAGAAAGAATAAAAAACAATGATTTTCAGATACTTTTAACAACAACTATGTTCCTATACAAGAACATAGACATCATCCCAAAGGGTGAATATGCACTTGTTTTTGTTGACGATGTGGACAGCATTCTAAAAACAGCAAAAAATATAGACAAAGTGCTGATGCTTTTAGGATTTTCTCAGGAAGATATTGATTACACTCTAAAGTTTATAACATTTAAACAAAACCTGTTTAAAAAAGGACAGCCTTCAGAAGAAGATTTAGAAATTTACCAGCACTGGCAGTCAAAAATCCAGAAAATAACGCAGAAGAGGAAAGGAGTTCTTATAGTATCGTCAGCAACATCAAACCCCCGCTCAAAAAGGGTAAATCTGTTCAGAGAGCTTTTAGGTTTTGAGGTTGGAAGACCATCCCTCACATTGAGAAACATAGAAGACGTGTATGAAAAACCAGAAAATGTATGGGAAAGAAGCATAGAGGCTATAAAACAGCTTGGAAAAGGCGGGCTTGCTTTCCTGTCTTCGTCAGAAACAGTAGAGACATTAGAAAAGTATGTGGAATTTTTAAACAAAAATGGGATAACTGCTGTTTCTTATCAGGATTTAATGGACAGGATAGATGATTTCAGGGAAGGAAAAATCCAGATTGCTGTAGGTTTTGCCAGCTATAGAAATCCACTGGCAAGGGGAATAGACCTGCCTGACGTGATTAGATATGCTGTATTTGTAGGTGTTCCAAAACTTCAGTTTAACATCAGATTTGAAGAAGAGTTTTTACATCTATACTACTTCCTGCTTTCCCTAACACCATTTTTGGCAAGAAAAAAGCTTATTGACCCTGTCCAGATAAAACAGCTTTACGACTACATAAATTACCTGAAGATATACGCCTTTATTCCCCCTGAAAAGTTAGAGCCTGGAAAGTTAGAAAAGATGAGAAAGATACAGCTGTATGTTAGAGAGCTGATAGAAAAACCTGATATTTTTGCAGCTGTTCAGCAGTCTCCTGAGATAACACTGAAAAAAGAGGGAGACAGTTTTGTTCTGACTACAGCAGACGTTACAGGATACATTCAGGCATCAGGAAGAACATCAAGACTATATGCTGGCGGTCTAACAAAAGGGCTTGCATATCTGCTCGTTGACGATGAAAAAGCATTTTACTCACTTCAGAAAAAGGTGCGGTGGTTCAGTGAAGATATACAGTTTAAAAGTGTAGACCAGATAAATATCAGTGAGATTTTAGAAGAGATTGACAGAGACAGGGAAAAAGTAAGAAAAGTTCTGTCAGGACAGATGATATCAGAGGAGAGACAGTCTTTCCTCACTACTGTTGTTGTTGTTGAATCCCCAAACAAAGCAAGAACAATAGCAAACTTTTTTGGAAAACCACTCAGAAGAAAACTGAAAAATCTTGATGCCTATGAGATAGCAATTGGAGATAGATTTTTAACAATTGTTGCAAGCAAGGGACACGTTTTTGACCTGAACAAAGAGGAAGAGTACTTTGGAGTAAAGAAAAACGGCTCCTTTATTCCTATTTTTGAACCGATTGATGAAGGAAAAAATCAGATTATACAGAGCATAAGAGAGTTAGATTTAGAAGTGAATGAGATATTTATAGCCACTGACCCTGACACAGAAGGGGAGAAGATAAGCTACGACCTATATCTGAACTCACTTCCGTATAACTACAACATAAAAAGGGCAGAGTTTCACGAAGTTACCAAATGGGCATTCTTAAATGCTGTAAACAATCCAAGAGATTTTGATGTCAATCTTGTGAAAGCACAGCTTGTCAGAAGAATAGCCGATAGATGGATAGGATTTACCATATCCCAGTATATACAGGAAAAACTCCACAGACACTGGCTGTCTGCAGGAAGGGTTCAGACACCTGTATTGGAGTGGATTATAGACAGGACTGACCAGGCAAAACAGAAGATAGCTATAATTCGTGTTGAGATAAATGGTTATCCGTTTGAGTTTCAGTTTGAAGATAAAAAGAAGGCAAAATGGTTTTATGACCATCTACAGTTTGTAATGATTGAAGAAAAAGAGAAAAAAGAGGAGCACCTGTTTGTAAAACCATTCACCACAGATATTATGCTTTCAGAGGCAGCAAGAGAGCTGAGGTTTTCTCCTCAAGAAACTATGCAGCTTGCACAGGACTTGTTTGAAGCAGGTCTGATAACATACCACAGGACAGACAGTTTCAGAGTTTCTGAAGCAGGAGTTTTTGTAGCCAGAGAATACATAACAGAAAACTTTGGAGAAGAGTATCTGAAAGTAAGAACATTCTCAGGAGCAGGAGGAGCCCACGAATGTATAAGACCAACAAAACCGATGGATGCTGATGACTTGAGGTCTACAATATTTACTATGAACATTCAGGGAATAACAAACAGGCATATAAAACTGTACGACCTTATATTCAAAAGGTTTATTGCCTCACAGATGAGAGAAACAGTCGTTGAAAAAACGCTATTTGAGGTGAAGGCTTTTGATGAAAAGATTGAGGAAGAAATAAACACAAGAATTATACAGCACGGATACGACCTTATTTTACCTGTGAAAATATACACCATTCCTACAGGGAAAGTAGAAGTTGAAAACAGAAAATCCTACCACCTTAAGCCAAAACTGCCCTACTACACATTTGCTACAGTCATACAGGAGATGAAAGAGAAAGGTATAGGAAGACCCTCCACATATGCTGTTACCGTGCAGAAACTGTTAGACAGACATTACATTGTTGAAAGAAGGGGATACCTGTTCCCAACAAAGCTTGGAAGAGCAGTTATTTCCCTTATAAAGAAAAGGGAAGAGATATACAGATTTGTAAGTGAAAACTTCACAAAACAGTTAGAAGAGATTATGGACAGAGTAGAAAAAGGAGAAGCCGACTATCAGAAAGAGTTAGAGAAACTGTTTACACAGCTGAAAGAAAAAAGGCTGTTTTTCAAAGTGAGATTGGGAGAATATGCATACGAGGAGTAGAAATATGATTAATATCATTAACTATATTTATATAATACAGTAACGTTAAATCAAAATAAACTATCAGAGGGACTTTATGCAGAAGATTTTTATTTTTATGATATTTGTGTTATCTACCTTTGTATACGCCAGATCAGAAATTGTGAAACCAGAATATGTGTGTATGGTTAACGACAGATTTATGGGTGTAGAACAGATTCCAGTTAAAGTAAACGAAAAGGTTTACTATGGATGCTGTAAAATGTGTATAGGTAGACTGCAAAATAATGAAAGTTTACGCTACGCAGTAGATCCCATCTCAGGTAAAAAGGTAGATAAGGCAAAAGCGGTAATACTGAAACAAAAGGATGGCTCTGTGCTGTACTTTGAAAATGAATCTAATGCCAACCGGTTTATCAAAAA contains the following coding sequences:
- a CDS encoding TRASH domain-containing protein, with the translated sequence MQKIFIFMIFVLSTFVYARSEIVKPEYVCMVNDRFMGVEQIPVKVNEKVYYGCCKMCIGRLQNNESLRYAVDPISGKKVDKAKAVILKQKDGSVLYFENESNANRFIKNNY
- the rgy gene encoding reverse gyrase; translation: MKKETIPLIYKNMCPNCGGDITSERLFKGLVCENCLPEEIDRKELCDFLGYGRFTDVCHLWDRVRDFKQFFKEIIKNDLWSIQETWATRFFMNISYALLAPTGIGKTTFGLVLSKYLKEKENKKAYLIFPTQMLVNQAHERLVSFGVPEEEILAYTSKFASTKKRQEELKERIKNNDFQILLTTTMFLYKNIDIIPKGEYALVFVDDVDSILKTAKNIDKVLMLLGFSQEDIDYTLKFITFKQNLFKKGQPSEEDLEIYQHWQSKIQKITQKRKGVLIVSSATSNPRSKRVNLFRELLGFEVGRPSLTLRNIEDVYEKPENVWERSIEAIKQLGKGGLAFLSSSETVETLEKYVEFLNKNGITAVSYQDLMDRIDDFREGKIQIAVGFASYRNPLARGIDLPDVIRYAVFVGVPKLQFNIRFEEEFLHLYYFLLSLTPFLARKKLIDPVQIKQLYDYINYLKIYAFIPPEKLEPGKLEKMRKIQLYVRELIEKPDIFAAVQQSPEITLKKEGDSFVLTTADVTGYIQASGRTSRLYAGGLTKGLAYLLVDDEKAFYSLQKKVRWFSEDIQFKSVDQINISEILEEIDRDREKVRKVLSGQMISEERQSFLTTVVVVESPNKARTIANFFGKPLRRKLKNLDAYEIAIGDRFLTIVASKGHVFDLNKEEEYFGVKKNGSFIPIFEPIDEGKNQIIQSIRELDLEVNEIFIATDPDTEGEKISYDLYLNSLPYNYNIKRAEFHEVTKWAFLNAVNNPRDFDVNLVKAQLVRRIADRWIGFTISQYIQEKLHRHWLSAGRVQTPVLEWIIDRTDQAKQKIAIIRVEINGYPFEFQFEDKKKAKWFYDHLQFVMIEEKEKKEEHLFVKPFTTDIMLSEAARELRFSPQETMQLAQDLFEAGLITYHRTDSFRVSEAGVFVAREYITENFGEEYLKVRTFSGAGGAHECIRPTKPMDADDLRSTIFTMNIQGITNRHIKLYDLIFKRFIASQMRETVVEKTLFEVKAFDEKIEEEINTRIIQHGYDLILPVKIYTIPTGKVEVENRKSYHLKPKLPYYTFATVIQEMKEKGIGRPSTYAVTVQKLLDRHYIVERRGYLFPTKLGRAVISLIKKREEIYRFVSENFTKQLEEIMDRVEKGEADYQKELEKLFTQLKEKRLFFKVRLGEYAYEE
- a CDS encoding 6-pyruvoyl trahydropterin synthase family protein, translating into MPFIIRVKREFQAAHYLTDYHGKPEPLHGHTWEVELFIKAEKLDKGGMGFDFVEIHRFLDKILPDYKCMNDIYDFSPSAENVARHIYQQVKKKYPTLQKVVVWETKHGGAEYYEE
- the serA gene encoding phosphoglycerate dehydrogenase; protein product: MYRVLVTDHISSRGLDILNSDPEIDLDYQPEIRWEELLEIIQDYHAIITRSRTPVTEELLERADNLKVVGRAGVGVDNVDLEACSRRGILVVNAPGANTVGAAELTIAHLYTVLRRLHLAHESMMNGEWDRKRFMGEELDGKVVGIIGLGNVGSQVAIRCKAAGATVIAYDPYIPREKGDRLGVEIVDTLEELIKRSDIVTLHCPLTEETRGMIGAKEFEMMKDGVYFINCARGGIVDEDAMYEYMKKGKFAGIGLDVFGKEPPDDRIRRIFEFPNISLSPHIGANTYESQDKVAIKIAQQVIAALKGQFVEAAVNAPFTVTEGFENIKAFLLLAERLGSFLTQYAGGNFKELNVEVRGSIAEHIKPITAYVLKGFLEPILDRPVNIINAPFLAKERGINIVESSREEGLVFKDFIKITVSQNGREHVVGGTAFYGQIPKIMLVDGYWIDIDPEGVILMFENKDVPGVIAKIGEILARHNINIAGFRLGRLEKGKIALGALQLDEKVSDAVLEEINEIPEILKAKQIIL
- a CDS encoding inositol-3-phosphate synthase encodes the protein MSDRKIKVAIAGVGNCASALIQGIYYYKEKQSIEASGLMHEDIGGYKPWDIEIVAAWDIDERKVGYDVSEAIFNPPNCTAIFQRDIPKTGVKVRKGKVLDGFPEHMKNYPPENAFVLSDAREDSVDTVAKVLIESGADVLINYVPVGAEQAARYYAEACLKAGVAFINCMPTFIVSDDEWAKKFESEGIPAVGDDIKSQVGATITHRVLTQLLLDRGVKIDRTYQLNVGGNTDFLNMLERSRLATKKKSKTEAVSSLIPYGMDSRNIHIGPSDYVPWLKDRKIAFIRLEGRLFGDVPMHIELRLDVEDSPNSAGVAIDAIRCAKLAQDRGIGGPLYSISAYTMKHPPIQYKDWQAREMVEEFIAGIRER
- a CDS encoding bacterio-opsin activator encodes the protein MVVLLTSKPVDEHDLEQLVGRVFFKAIDLLGGLHKLAEYKTLTWLPSLARAAFAIVLREEYLKTEEEIAEIVGLTRNTVRNILRADPNAAMFKIEHMDELTKEEKKELRVHTAGGVAKLAYKLVKEGNEAQTLLEFCREISAKAVQVCEAPWAYTVLKHTKGLKYPVETPEALKEKLSGITIKGLSAEEVAENLTYPIKNPAQLLHEIKEFLQMKEV
- a CDS encoding KaiC domain-containing protein → MAEDPKFHEESERIHEYREPKVVKESIFTGSKALEKAPKIYGIPTGIEGLDDLFFIVESEDGKIVKKTLGGIPAYSVFNITGVSDTGKSLMVEQFTVEQARKGHKVAFITVESPANFVIASIKLRAAAMGYNFEEFEDNVILIDAASHSTLRENIPDLLATLAYAIKTYHIKFTVIDSVTGLFENKEMLARGVVRRLFNFMKKWYQTALFVSQKRSGHEELTAEAAGGYAVGHIVDGTMVLAKELIDSSFKAKLYRKEVGDIVRLFRIDGCRMSGHDTKTHYLEITDTGLVRILEPIGK